The following are encoded together in the Streptomyces sp. NBC_00341 genome:
- a CDS encoding nucleoside/nucleotide kinase family protein, with protein sequence METSDLTGLTARARRLALTGKRRVLGLAGPPGAGKSTLAAQLADTLGPLAALVPMDGFHLARAELERLGRADRKGAPDTFDAAGYAALLRRLRAPEPGTVVYAPAFDWALEEPVAGSVPVGPDISLVITEGNYLLHTEGGWAPVRGLLDEAWYLELDQDVRVRRLVDRHVRFGKPRPHAERWVAGSDEANARLVARGRDRADLVVRLGAESGRLRNE encoded by the coding sequence ATGGAGACCAGTGACCTCACCGGGCTGACGGCCCGCGCGCGTCGGCTCGCCCTGACCGGGAAGCGCCGTGTTCTCGGCCTGGCGGGCCCGCCGGGAGCCGGCAAGTCCACCCTGGCCGCGCAGCTGGCCGACACCCTCGGGCCGCTCGCCGCGCTCGTGCCCATGGACGGTTTCCACCTCGCCCGGGCCGAACTGGAACGGCTCGGCCGGGCGGACCGCAAGGGCGCGCCCGACACCTTCGACGCCGCCGGGTACGCCGCCCTGCTCCGCCGGCTGCGGGCACCGGAACCGGGCACCGTCGTGTACGCCCCGGCCTTCGACTGGGCCCTTGAGGAACCGGTCGCCGGGTCCGTCCCGGTCGGCCCGGACATCTCCCTCGTCATCACCGAGGGGAACTACCTGCTGCACACGGAGGGCGGCTGGGCGCCGGTGCGCGGGCTGCTCGACGAGGCGTGGTACCTGGAGCTCGACCAGGACGTACGGGTCCGCCGACTGGTCGACCGGCATGTGCGGTTCGGGAAGCCGCGCCCGCACGCGGAACGCTGGGTCGCCGGATCCGACGAGGCGAACGCCCGGCTCGTCGCCCGGGGACGGGACCGGGCCGACCTCGTCGTGCGGCTCGGGGCGGAGTCCGGCCGGCTCCGGAACGAGTGA
- a CDS encoding M24 family metallopeptidase — MPSPNQPAPFTADDYRARMARAAESAAAAGLAGVLVAPGPDMVHLTGYRPTADTERLTLLVLAAGQDPVLVVPTLEAPDAEKCAGAPALTLRDWTDGKDPYAVTAPLLDAKGRFGISDNAWAMHLLGLQQLLPGTSYASLTEALPMLRAVKDAAELERIAAAGAAADATYEEILKVRFSGRRETEVAADLARLLTEYGHSQVDFTVVGSGPNGANPHHEAGDRTIERGDMVVLDFGGLKHGYGSDTSRTVHVGEPTVQEQRVHDIVREAQEAGCNAVRPGAACQDIDRAARAVITEFGYGDRFIHRTGHGIGVTTHEPPYMIEGEEQQLVPGMCFSVEPGVYLPGRFGVRIEDIVTVTQDGGRRLNATARELAIVE; from the coding sequence ATGCCCAGCCCGAACCAGCCCGCGCCGTTCACCGCCGACGACTACCGGGCCCGGATGGCACGGGCCGCCGAGAGCGCGGCCGCCGCCGGTCTCGCCGGCGTCCTGGTCGCACCCGGACCCGACATGGTCCACCTGACGGGATACCGGCCCACCGCGGACACCGAACGCCTCACCCTCCTCGTCCTCGCGGCCGGGCAGGACCCCGTCCTGGTCGTACCGACACTGGAGGCGCCGGACGCGGAGAAGTGCGCCGGCGCACCCGCCCTCACCCTGCGGGACTGGACGGACGGCAAGGACCCGTACGCCGTGACGGCGCCGCTGCTCGACGCCAAGGGGCGGTTCGGGATCAGCGACAACGCCTGGGCGATGCACCTGCTCGGCCTCCAGCAACTGCTGCCCGGCACCTCGTACGCCTCCCTCACCGAGGCGCTGCCGATGCTGCGCGCCGTGAAGGACGCCGCGGAGCTGGAGCGGATCGCCGCCGCCGGGGCCGCCGCCGACGCCACGTACGAGGAGATCCTCAAGGTCCGCTTCTCCGGGCGCAGGGAGACCGAGGTCGCCGCCGATCTGGCCCGGCTGCTCACCGAGTACGGGCACTCCCAGGTCGACTTCACCGTGGTCGGCTCCGGGCCCAACGGCGCCAACCCGCACCACGAGGCGGGGGATCGCACCATCGAGCGCGGCGACATGGTCGTGCTCGACTTCGGCGGCCTCAAGCACGGCTACGGCTCCGACACCTCCCGTACGGTCCACGTCGGTGAACCCACCGTGCAGGAGCAGCGGGTCCACGACATCGTGCGGGAGGCGCAGGAGGCCGGCTGCAACGCGGTCCGGCCCGGCGCCGCCTGCCAGGACATCGACCGGGCCGCCCGCGCCGTCATCACCGAGTTCGGCTACGGCGACCGCTTCATCCACCGCACGGGCCACGGCATCGGCGTCACCACGCACGAGCCCCCGTACATGATCGAGGGCGAGGAGCAGCAGCTCGTCCCCGGCATGTGCTTCTCCGTGGAGCCCGGCGTCTATCTGCCGGGCCGCTTCGGTGTCCGGATCGAGGACATCGTGACGGTCACGCAGGACGGCGGCCGCCGCCTCAACGCCACCGCCCGCGAACTGGCGATCGTCGAGTAG
- a CDS encoding aldo/keto reductase, translating to MKQRFLGRSGLRVSELCLGTMTFGQDTDEAGAHRVLDAFTEAGGTFIDTADVYQQGVSEEIVGRWLKSRRRDDLVVATKVFGTMGEAPNAGGLSRKHILSAVEASLRRLGTDHIDLYQTHVWDATTPVEETLSTLDTLVRSGKVRYLGASNVSASQLQRAQDLAARNGWERYISLQPLYNLLAREVEWELAPVSEAEGVGIIPWSPLQGGWLTGKYRRGMSEAAPGTREARYQRELGREAWRERDNEETWRVVEAVVAVAEETGRTPAQVSLRWLLGRPAVAAPIIGVRTVEQLADNLGAVGWELTPEQTVRLDEASARPLPYPYDVLHRFRDREPQG from the coding sequence ATGAAGCAGCGATTTCTCGGCCGGTCCGGGCTGCGTGTCAGCGAACTCTGCCTGGGCACCATGACCTTCGGCCAGGACACCGACGAAGCGGGCGCGCACCGGGTGCTCGATGCCTTCACCGAGGCCGGCGGCACCTTCATCGACACCGCCGACGTGTACCAGCAGGGCGTCTCGGAGGAGATCGTGGGCCGCTGGCTGAAGAGCCGGCGCCGTGACGACCTGGTCGTCGCCACCAAGGTGTTCGGCACGATGGGCGAGGCGCCGAACGCGGGCGGGCTCAGCCGCAAGCACATCCTCTCCGCGGTCGAGGCGAGCCTGCGGCGGCTCGGCACGGACCACATCGACCTCTACCAGACGCACGTGTGGGACGCGACGACACCGGTCGAGGAGACCCTGTCCACGCTCGACACCCTGGTGAGGTCGGGGAAGGTGCGCTACCTCGGCGCGAGCAACGTCTCCGCCTCGCAGCTCCAGCGCGCCCAGGACCTGGCCGCCCGCAACGGCTGGGAGCGCTACATCAGCCTCCAGCCGCTCTACAACCTCCTCGCGCGCGAGGTGGAGTGGGAGCTGGCGCCGGTGAGCGAGGCGGAGGGCGTCGGCATCATCCCGTGGAGCCCGCTCCAGGGCGGCTGGCTGACGGGGAAGTACCGGCGCGGCATGAGCGAGGCCGCGCCGGGCACCCGGGAGGCCCGCTACCAGCGGGAGCTGGGGCGCGAGGCCTGGCGGGAGCGGGACAACGAGGAGACCTGGCGGGTCGTCGAGGCCGTCGTCGCCGTCGCGGAGGAGACCGGGCGCACCCCGGCGCAGGTGTCCCTGCGCTGGCTGCTCGGCCGGCCCGCCGTGGCCGCGCCCATCATCGGGGTGCGGACCGTCGAGCAGCTCGCCGACAACCTGGGCGCGGTGGGCTGGGAACTGACGCCGGAACAGACGGTACGGCTGGACGAGGCGAGTGCCCGTCCGCTGCCGTACCCGTACGACGTGCTGCACCGGTTCCGCGACCGCGAGCCGCAGGGCTGA
- the treZ gene encoding malto-oligosyltrehalose trehalohydrolase, which translates to MLFDVWAPDAESAALWLAGELRSMERDPVRAGWWTAAAEAGDGDRYGFVLDGGPVRPDPRSRRQPDGPDGESAVVDHSAYAWRSDWAGRGLPGAVLYELHVGTYTAEGTFDAAAERLGHLAELGITHVSLMPVCPFPGVHGWGYEGVSLWAVHEPYGGPEGLKRFVDTAHGLGLAVVLDVVHNHLGPSGNYLPAFGPYFTETHHTPWGAAVNLDAPGSDEVRAFLLGSALAWLRDYRLDGLRLDAVHALADTRALTFLEELSAATDALCAELGRPLSLIAESDLCDPRTTTPRGAGGTGLHAQWNDDFHHCLHTALTGEAQGYYADFAVAPLAALAKTVSSAFFHNGTYSGFRGRTHGRPVDVTRTAAHRFVGYAQTHDQIGNRALGDRLAASLSPGLLACAAALVLTGPFTPMLFMGEEWGARTPWQFFTDHTDPELAEAVRSGRRREFGAHGWAEEDIPDPQDPATRDRSCLDWDEPGREPHARLHAWYRELIALRRAMPDLRDPDLATVKPAYDDGARWFAFRRGDLRIAVNLDEKPAAIPLGGGRHRSGAGRVLAAWQPVGAPGEDGVLHLPAQSCVVLADG; encoded by the coding sequence ATGCTGTTCGACGTATGGGCACCGGATGCGGAGTCGGCCGCTCTGTGGCTGGCCGGTGAGCTGCGGTCCATGGAGCGCGATCCCGTACGGGCGGGCTGGTGGACGGCGGCGGCGGAGGCCGGTGACGGCGACCGCTACGGCTTCGTCCTCGACGGCGGGCCGGTGCGCCCCGACCCCCGCTCGCGCCGCCAGCCGGACGGGCCGGACGGCGAGAGCGCGGTCGTCGACCACTCCGCGTACGCATGGCGCTCCGACTGGGCCGGGCGCGGGCTGCCGGGCGCCGTCCTGTACGAGCTGCACGTCGGCACGTACACGGCCGAGGGCACCTTCGACGCGGCGGCCGAGCGGCTCGGGCATCTGGCAGAGCTGGGCATCACCCATGTGTCCCTGATGCCGGTCTGCCCCTTCCCGGGTGTCCACGGCTGGGGGTACGAGGGGGTGTCGCTGTGGGCGGTGCACGAGCCGTACGGCGGCCCCGAGGGGCTGAAGCGCTTTGTCGACACGGCGCACGGCCTTGGCCTCGCCGTGGTCCTGGACGTGGTCCACAACCACCTGGGCCCCTCCGGCAACTATCTCCCCGCCTTCGGCCCGTACTTCACCGAGACGCACCACACCCCGTGGGGCGCGGCGGTCAATCTGGACGCCCCCGGCTCGGACGAGGTGCGGGCGTTCCTGCTGGGCAGCGCGCTCGCCTGGCTGCGCGACTACCGGCTGGACGGCCTGCGGCTCGACGCGGTCCACGCGCTGGCCGACACCCGGGCGCTGACGTTCCTGGAGGAGCTGTCGGCGGCGACCGACGCGCTCTGCGCCGAACTGGGCCGCCCGCTCTCGCTGATCGCGGAGTCCGACCTCTGCGACCCGCGCACGACGACGCCCCGGGGGGCGGGCGGCACCGGACTGCACGCGCAGTGGAACGACGACTTCCACCACTGTCTGCACACCGCCCTCACCGGCGAGGCCCAGGGCTACTACGCGGACTTCGCCGTGGCCCCGCTGGCCGCGCTGGCGAAGACCGTGTCGAGCGCCTTCTTCCACAACGGCACGTACTCCGGTTTCAGAGGCCGTACGCACGGCCGCCCCGTCGACGTCACCCGCACCGCCGCCCACCGCTTCGTCGGCTACGCCCAGACCCACGACCAGATCGGCAACCGGGCGCTCGGGGACCGGCTCGCCGCCTCCCTCTCCCCCGGACTGCTCGCCTGCGCGGCGGCGCTCGTGCTCACCGGCCCGTTCACGCCGATGCTCTTCATGGGCGAGGAGTGGGGCGCCCGTACCCCCTGGCAGTTCTTCACCGACCACACGGACCCGGAGCTGGCCGAGGCGGTGCGCAGCGGCAGACGGCGGGAGTTCGGCGCGCACGGCTGGGCGGAGGAGGACATCCCGGACCCGCAGGACCCGGCCACCCGGGACCGCTCCTGCCTGGACTGGGACGAACCGGGCCGGGAACCGCACGCCCGGCTGCACGCCTGGTACCGCGAGCTGATCGCGCTGCGCCGCGCCATGCCCGACCTCCGTGACCCGGATCTGGCGACGGTGAAACCGGCGTACGACGACGGGGCCCGCTGGTTCGCCTTCCGCAGGGGCGATCTGCGGATCGCGGTCAACCTGGACGAGAAGCCCGCCGCGATCCCGCTCGGCGGCGGCCGGCACCGCAGCGGCGCAGGCAGGGTGCTGGCCGCCTGGCAGCCGGTCGGGGCGCCCGGCGAGGACGGCGTGCTGCACCTCCCGGCCCAGTCCTGCGTGGTGCTGGCCGACGGCTGA
- a CDS encoding GH1 family beta-glucosidase — MTVPTFPPGFLWGASASAFQTEGAADTDGKGPSGWDAFAAQPGRIKDGADTTRGTGFHRHYREDVALLAGLGADAFRFSVSWPRVVPGGSGPVNPQGLDFYDRLVDELCAHGITPAPTLYHWDTPLPLDEAGGWLNRDTAHRFAEYAGVVAERLADRVPMWITINEPAEVTLLGYALGEHAPGRTLLFDALPAAHHQLLAHGLAVGALRAAGAGNIGIAVSHSPVWTAGESEEDRFAAGLYDTLTNRLFSDPLLTGRYPDENFAALMPGPVEDDLRTISTPLDWYGVNYYNPTLVGAPAPAALDTFAGFGMPAELPFGIRQIEGYETTDFGWPVVPDGLRDTLVQLNDRYGDRLPPLYITENGCAIDEPTEDTRRIAFLDAHLNSLRSAIDAGVDVRGYFTWSLTDNIEWIEGAGKRFGLVHIDYETLRRTPKDSYAWYRDMIREQKRQGAGPGGRTGADRA, encoded by the coding sequence ATGACCGTTCCGACGTTCCCGCCCGGTTTCCTCTGGGGAGCCTCCGCCTCCGCGTTCCAGACCGAGGGGGCCGCGGACACCGACGGCAAGGGACCCTCCGGCTGGGACGCCTTCGCCGCGCAGCCCGGACGGATCAAGGACGGCGCCGACACCACCCGGGGCACCGGCTTCCACCGGCACTACCGCGAAGACGTCGCCCTGCTGGCCGGTCTCGGCGCCGACGCCTTCCGCTTCTCGGTGAGCTGGCCGCGCGTCGTACCCGGCGGCAGCGGGCCGGTCAACCCCCAGGGACTCGACTTCTACGACCGCCTCGTCGACGAACTCTGCGCACACGGGATCACCCCGGCCCCCACCCTCTACCACTGGGACACCCCGCTCCCGCTGGACGAGGCGGGCGGCTGGCTCAACCGGGACACGGCCCACCGCTTCGCCGAGTACGCCGGCGTCGTCGCCGAACGCCTCGCGGACCGCGTGCCCATGTGGATCACCATCAACGAACCCGCCGAAGTGACCCTGCTCGGCTACGCGCTCGGCGAGCACGCCCCCGGCCGCACCCTCCTCTTCGACGCCCTGCCCGCCGCCCACCACCAGCTCCTCGCCCACGGCCTGGCCGTCGGCGCCCTGCGGGCCGCGGGCGCCGGGAACATCGGCATCGCCGTCTCGCACTCCCCGGTCTGGACCGCGGGCGAGAGCGAGGAGGACCGCTTCGCCGCCGGTCTGTACGACACCCTCACCAACCGGCTGTTCTCCGACCCGCTCCTCACCGGCCGCTACCCCGACGAGAACTTCGCCGCGCTGATGCCCGGCCCGGTCGAGGACGACCTGCGGACCATCTCCACCCCGCTCGACTGGTACGGGGTCAACTACTACAACCCCACGCTCGTCGGCGCTCCCGCTCCCGCCGCCCTCGACACCTTCGCCGGATTCGGAATGCCGGCCGAACTGCCCTTCGGGATACGGCAGATCGAGGGATACGAGACGACCGACTTCGGCTGGCCCGTCGTCCCCGACGGACTGCGCGACACCCTCGTCCAGCTCAACGACCGCTATGGCGACCGGCTCCCGCCGCTCTACATCACCGAGAACGGCTGCGCCATCGACGAACCGACTGAGGACACCCGCCGGATAGCCTTCCTCGACGCCCATCTCAACTCGCTGCGGTCCGCCATCGACGCGGGTGTCGACGTACGCGGCTACTTCACCTGGTCGCTCACCGACAACATCGAGTGGATCGAGGGGGCCGGAAAGCGTTTCGGTCTGGTCCACATCGACTACGAGACGCTGCGCCGCACCCCCAAGGACTCCTACGCCTGGTACCGCGACATGATCAGGGAACAGAAGCGGCAGGGCGCCGGTCCGGGCGGCCGGACCGGCGCGGACCGGGCCTGA
- a CDS encoding aminoglycoside phosphotransferase family protein → MERDSVDEGFVRTLIGDRYPELAGLEIRRVASGWDNQLWRLGEELVVRLPMTERAPELLRKEFRWLPELAGQLPLPVPTPRFLNEPDALFPRPWSLVSWVPGEPADGVEVTDAARSVANLAGFLRALHRPAPADAPTDPGRGGSLATVTDDFEALLAGVAEAVDVPRVRRVWDRAVAAPQWTGPAVWLHADLHPANVVVADGAISGIVDFGDLCAGDPAVDLAAAWKLLPQGSDGDFFDAYGGTDEATVRRAQGRAVLKALVLVSVGQAWDRGLPGGQPTWGRAGHQVLERVFAAA, encoded by the coding sequence ATGGAACGAGACAGCGTCGACGAGGGCTTCGTCCGCACCCTGATCGGGGACCGTTACCCGGAGCTGGCCGGTCTGGAGATCCGGCGGGTCGCCTCCGGCTGGGACAACCAGCTCTGGCGGCTCGGGGAGGAGCTGGTCGTCCGGCTGCCGATGACCGAGCGCGCTCCCGAGCTGCTGCGCAAGGAGTTCCGGTGGCTCCCGGAGCTCGCCGGGCAGCTGCCGCTGCCCGTGCCGACGCCCCGGTTCCTGAACGAGCCGGACGCGCTCTTCCCCCGGCCGTGGTCCCTGGTGAGCTGGGTTCCGGGCGAACCGGCGGACGGCGTCGAGGTCACCGACGCCGCCCGCTCTGTGGCGAACCTCGCGGGGTTCCTGCGCGCCCTGCACCGCCCGGCACCGGCGGACGCCCCCACGGATCCGGGACGCGGCGGCTCCCTGGCCACGGTCACGGACGACTTCGAGGCCCTGCTCGCCGGGGTGGCGGAGGCGGTCGACGTACCGCGCGTGCGCCGGGTGTGGGACCGGGCGGTCGCCGCGCCGCAGTGGACCGGGCCCGCGGTCTGGCTGCACGCCGATCTGCACCCCGCCAACGTCGTCGTCGCCGACGGCGCGATCTCCGGCATCGTCGACTTCGGTGACCTCTGCGCCGGTGATCCGGCCGTCGACCTCGCCGCCGCGTGGAAGCTGCTGCCGCAGGGCTCGGACGGCGACTTCTTCGACGCGTACGGAGGGACGGACGAGGCGACCGTGCGGCGGGCCCAGGGGCGGGCCGTGCTGAAGGCCCTCGTGCTCGTCTCGGTGGGCCAGGCGTGGGACCGGGGTCTGCCCGGCGGCCAGCCGACCTGGGGCCGGGCCGGCCACCAGGTCCTGGAGCGGGTCTTCGCCGCCGCCTGA
- a CDS encoding GNAT family N-acetyltransferase, producing the protein MPAAPLELNIRPLAGPQELDLFRRLPYVLDHELADDLDSGRRRPEWMWVALRGERMVARIAWWSQDGRAPLLLDFFDLDDTLPEPERGEVGLRLLETASAAVLPAGGPRPEYGRFVPADWREDPVVRDVVEARIRVMERSGARMLVERLRLEWRAGTPVPADSGRLRFRPVAGREDLLALMAPVMEGTLDAHGQQDLASGLSPLRAAEKHYDEELARYTTPREWWRVAELPDGEPVGFVIPARNDYNPIIAYIGVLPAQRGHGYIDDLLAEGTRVLAGQAGVERIRAATDLGNVPMAKSFARLGYVNFERAFDMVWD; encoded by the coding sequence GTGCCCGCTGCACCACTCGAACTGAACATCCGTCCGCTCGCCGGCCCTCAGGAGCTGGATCTCTTCCGCCGGCTGCCCTACGTCCTGGACCACGAGCTGGCGGACGACCTCGACTCCGGCCGGCGCCGGCCGGAGTGGATGTGGGTGGCTCTGCGGGGCGAGCGGATGGTGGCGCGGATCGCGTGGTGGAGCCAGGACGGCAGGGCGCCGCTCCTTCTCGACTTCTTCGACCTCGACGACACCCTGCCGGAGCCGGAGCGCGGCGAGGTCGGCCTGCGGCTGCTGGAGACGGCGAGCGCGGCGGTGCTGCCCGCCGGCGGCCCGCGTCCGGAGTACGGGCGGTTCGTCCCGGCCGACTGGCGCGAGGACCCGGTGGTCCGTGATGTCGTCGAGGCCCGGATCCGGGTCATGGAGCGCAGCGGTGCCCGGATGCTGGTCGAGCGGCTGCGCCTGGAGTGGCGCGCGGGCACCCCGGTGCCCGCCGACAGCGGCCGGCTGCGGTTCCGCCCGGTCGCCGGGCGCGAGGACCTCCTCGCGCTGATGGCGCCCGTGATGGAGGGCACCCTCGACGCGCACGGTCAGCAGGACCTGGCCTCCGGCCTGTCCCCGCTCCGGGCCGCGGAGAAGCACTACGACGAGGAGCTGGCCCGCTACACCACCCCGCGGGAGTGGTGGCGCGTCGCGGAGCTGCCGGACGGCGAACCGGTGGGCTTCGTGATCCCGGCCCGCAACGACTACAACCCGATCATCGCGTACATCGGTGTGCTGCCGGCGCAGCGCGGCCACGGCTACATCGACGACCTCCTCGCCGAGGGGACCCGGGTGCTCGCCGGACAGGCCGGGGTGGAGCGGATCCGGGCCGCGACGGACCTCGGCAACGTACCGATGGCGAAGTCCTTCGCACGGCTGGGGTACGTCAACTTCGAGCGTGCGTTCGACATGGTGTGGGACTGA
- a CDS encoding DUF1707 and FHA domain-containing protein gives MTSSFEFHTYPARVSDAQRDRVLGVLREGAAQGRLSHDTFMRRMELALTANRSEELAALTADLDTGGRLSRQLIRVVSGVSGFPGRVRRAWWAERLPKLLLPAPSPYPLLIGRDPGNGLRLSHETVSRMHAELTVHGGRWLLRDLGSTNGTCVNGQRVTGTVSVREGDQVSFGTMMFRLSAPALRPPA, from the coding sequence GTGACGTCCTCCTTCGAGTTCCACACGTATCCCGCGCGGGTGTCCGACGCCCAGCGCGACCGTGTTCTCGGCGTGCTCAGAGAAGGCGCGGCGCAGGGAAGGCTCTCCCACGACACCTTCATGCGGCGCATGGAACTGGCCCTGACCGCGAACCGCTCGGAGGAGCTGGCCGCGCTCACCGCCGATCTGGACACCGGGGGCCGCCTGTCGCGGCAGCTGATCCGGGTCGTCAGCGGAGTCTCCGGCTTTCCCGGCCGGGTACGCAGGGCCTGGTGGGCGGAGCGGCTGCCCAAGCTGCTGCTGCCGGCGCCGAGTCCGTACCCCCTGCTCATCGGCCGGGACCCGGGCAACGGGCTGCGCCTCAGCCACGAGACCGTCTCCCGGATGCACGCCGAGCTCACCGTGCACGGCGGCCGGTGGCTGCTGCGCGACCTGGGCTCGACCAACGGCACCTGCGTCAACGGCCAGCGCGTCACGGGGACGGTCTCGGTGCGCGAGGGGGACCAGGTGAGCTTCGGCACGATGATGTTCCGGCTCTCCGCCCCCGCGCTCAGGCCGCCCGCCTAG